The Gemmatimonadaceae bacterium region AATGGCACGCGCTGCCGCCGGGGCACGACCCGACGACCGGTGCGCAACGCAAGCAGTCGACGTCGAATCCGGCGTACACGAAGCTGTTCGGCGCCGGTCTCGCCGAGTTGGGGAACCACGACAAGAGTGTCGTCGCGATCACCGCGGCCATGCCGAGCGGCACGGGCACCGACGCGTTCGCGAAGGCGCATCCCGACCGCTTTTTCGACGTGGGCATCGCGGAGGGTCACGCGGTGACGTTCGCCGCGGGGATGGCCACGCGCGGCGTGCGCCCGGTCGTCGCGATCTACTCGACGTTCCTCCAGCGGGCATACGACAGCATCGTGCACGACGTCGCGATTCAATCGCTGCCGGTGACGTTTTGCCTCGACCGCGCGGGGCTCGTCGGCGAAGACGGCGAGACGCACATGGGCCTGTACGACATCGCCTACCTGCTCGCGGTGCCGGGCATGACGGTCACGGCGCCGAGCGACGCCACGGAGATGCTTCGCCTCCTCGGGACCGCGGTGCACCACACCGGTCCGTTCTCGATTCGCTATCCTCGCGACGCGGCGCCGGACGTGCCCGCGCCGGCGGCGGTCCTCGACCCGATTCCCTATGCGACGTGGGACGTGCCGCGCCGCGGGACTGACTTCGCCATCTTCGCGGTGGGAACGATGGTGCGTCCATCGCTCGCGGCGGCTGAGTCTCTCGCGGCCGAGGGCATCAACGTGAGCGTCGTGAACTGCCGGTTCATGAAGCCGTACGACGAAGTGACGCTCGCCGCGATCCTGGCCGACCATCGCCATGTCCTGGTCGTCGAGGAAGGCACCGTCGTGAACGGATTCGGCGCCTTCATGTCGTCGGTGATCGCGCGGCATGATTCGGCGGTTCGGGTCTCGGTGCACGGAGTGCCCGATCGCGTGATCCACGCGGCGTCGCGCGCGCGGCAGCTCGCCGTGTGCGGCCTCGACGCGGCGGGAATCGCCGAGCGGGTTCGGGCGTTGCACGAGAGCGAGGCGATCGCCGGGTGATCCGCCTCGGCGTCGTCGGACATCGCGGCTACACGGGTCTTCCCGCCGTCTTGCAGACGCTTCGCGAGCTGTCGCCGGCGCTCGGACTCGAATTGGCGTACGAGGACGAGCTCCACGAAGTCGCCGGTGGCAAGCGAATCGAAGATCCGTCCCATCTCGATGCGTTGCTCACGCTCGGCGGCGACGGTACGCTGTTGCGCGGGGCGCGCGTCATAGCGCCGCACCCCGTTCCGATCCTCGGTGTCAACCTGGGGCGGCTCGGCTTCCTCACGTGTTGCAACGCCGACCAGCTCTCCAACGCGCTGATGCGTTTCGCCCGGCACGACTACGTGGCCGAGCCTCGCATGGCCCTTCGCGCCAAGGTGCTGGACGTGCGCGGCGTCGAGCGCGAGCGGTGGATCGCGCTCAACGACGTGGTGTTGCACAAGGGGGGATTCGCGCGCGTCGTCTCAATTCGTGTATCGGCGAACGGTGAAGCGGTCGCCAGCTATGCGGCGGACGGCGTCGTGCTCTCGACACCGACCGGCTCGACGGCCTACAGCCTCTCGGCCGGCGGACCCGTGGTCTTTCCGACGCTCGAGTCGATCGTCGTCACGCCGGTGTCGGCGCACACGCTCGCGATCCGGACGGTGATTCTTCCGTCGAGCGCCGAGGTGACGCTCACGGCCGACGACCAGCCGGCCGAGCTGCTCGTGACCGTCGACGGCCAGGTGGGAACCACGTTTTCCGGCGGTGAGACGCTCAGCATTCGGCGCGCCGAAGGCGACGTGTTGATCATTCGGTTCCCCGGCGCGACGTTCTTCTCGACGCTCA contains the following coding sequences:
- a CDS encoding NAD(+)/NADH kinase, which codes for MIRLGVVGHRGYTGLPAVLQTLRELSPALGLELAYEDELHEVAGGKRIEDPSHLDALLTLGGDGTLLRGARVIAPHPVPILGVNLGRLGFLTCCNADQLSNALMRFARHDYVAEPRMALRAKVLDVRGVERERWIALNDVVLHKGGFARVVSIRVSANGEAVASYAADGVVLSTPTGSTAYSLSAGGPVVFPTLESIVVTPVSAHTLAIRTVILPSSAEVTLTADDQPAELLVTVDGQVGTTFSGGETLSIRRAEGDVLIIRFPGATFFSTLRQKLGWGGLAERDAER
- the dxs gene encoding 1-deoxy-D-xylulose-5-phosphate synthase → MSILDRVNSPADVRGMNREELRHLADDVRARLIDVCSRTGGHIGAGLGVVELTIALHYAFDTPRDQLVWDVGHQGYPHKLLTGRNARMETLRQEGGVSGFLKRSESDYDAFGAGHASTSISAALGMAVGRDVKGEDFKVAAIVGDGALTSGLAYEGLNNAGHSGRDIIVILNDNEMSIAPNVGAMSKYLNSVQRNSLYNRVRSAIGELVDHAPGPLSSVGTLVRKWEESVKTFLTPGVLFEELGFRYFGPIDGHDIGAMIDTLTAVRAMKGPRLVHVITQKGKGFPAGERSGEKWHALPPGHDPTTGAQRKQSTSNPAYTKLFGAGLAELGNHDKSVVAITAAMPSGTGTDAFAKAHPDRFFDVGIAEGHAVTFAAGMATRGVRPVVAIYSTFLQRAYDSIVHDVAIQSLPVTFCLDRAGLVGEDGETHMGLYDIAYLLAVPGMTVTAPSDATEMLRLLGTAVHHTGPFSIRYPRDAAPDVPAPAAVLDPIPYATWDVPRRGTDFAIFAVGTMVRPSLAAAESLAAEGINVSVVNCRFMKPYDEVTLAAILADHRHVLVVEEGTVVNGFGAFMSSVIARHDSAVRVSVHGVPDRVIHAASRARQLAVCGLDAAGIAERVRALHESEAIAG